The proteins below come from a single Aegilops tauschii subsp. strangulata cultivar AL8/78 chromosome 6, Aet v6.0, whole genome shotgun sequence genomic window:
- the LOC109731451 gene encoding 3-ketoacyl-CoA synthase 20 codes for MSAAAQETTAGGGGGDGKRQGPCRPGHLKLGYHIVVSNAVYVLLAPFAAALALRASRLTPSDLAAARAYLLANLQLAASLVSVATALATAYLARRPRAVYLLDFACYKPGPDHVVTRETFMRQSSKAGAFTDDNLAFQRKILERSGLGQGTYFPAAVLNSPPNPCMAEARREAEAVMFGAIDSLLAKTGVRARDIGVVVVNCSLFNPTPSLSAMVVNHYKLRRNVASYNLGGMGCSAGLISIDLAKQLLQVHRNSYALVVSMENITLNWYWGNDRSMLMSNCLFRMGGAAILLSNRAADKRRSKYQLMHTVRTHHGADDRAYRCVFQEEDKAGRVGVALSKDLMAVAGEALKTNITTLGPLVLPMSEQILFLTSLIGKKIFGLKMKPYIPDFKMAFEHFCIHAGGRAVLDTIEKNLELSDWHMEPSRMTLNRWGNTSSSSLWYELAYTEAKGRVRRGHRAWQIAFGSGFKCNSAVWRALKDIHPSKEAGSNPWIEEIHRFPVEVPKVESVVSSP; via the exons ATGAGCGCCGCCGCCCAAGAAAccacggccggcggcggcggcggcgatggcaaGCGTCAGGGACCTTGCCGCCCGGGACACCTCAAGCTTGGCTACCACATCGTGGTGTCCAACGCGGTCTACGTGCTGCTGGCCCCGTTCGCCGCGGCGTTGGCGCTCCGCGCGTCCCGTCTCACCCCGTCCGACCTCGCGGCAGCGCGCGCCTACCTCCTCGCCAACCTCCAGCTCGCTGCCTCCCTCGTGTCCGTCGCCACGGCCCTCGCGACGGCCTACCTCGCGCGGCGGCCGCGCGCGGTGTACCTGCTGGACTTCGCGTGCTACAAGCCCGGGCCCGACCACGTGGTCACCCGGGAGACCTTCATGAGGCAGTCCAGCAAGGCCGGGGCGTTCACCGACGACAACCTGGCGTTCCAGCGGAAGATCCTGGAGCGGTCGGGGCTCGGGCAGGGGACCTACTTCCCGGCGGCGGTGCTCAACTCGCCCCCTAACCCGTGCATGGCGGAGgcgcggcgggaggcggaggctgTTATGTTCGGCGCCATCGACAGCCTGCTCGCCAAGACAGGGGTGCGGGCCAGGGACATCGGCGTCGTGGTCGTCAACTGCAGCCTCTTCAACCCGACGCCGTCGCTCTCCGCCATGGTCGTCAACCACTATAAGCTCCGCCGTAACGTCGCCAGCTACAACCTCGGCGGCATGGGATGCAGCGCCGGGCTCATCTCCATCGACCTGGCCAAGCAGCTGCTCCAG GTCCACCGGAACTCGTACGCGCTGGTGGTGAGCATGGAGAACATCACGCTGAATTGGTACTGGGGCAACGACCGCTCCATGCTCATGTCCAACTGCCTCTTCCGCATGGGCGGCGCGGCGATCCTCCTCAGCAACCGCGCCGCCGACAAGCGCCGCTCAAAGTACCAGCTCATGCACACCGTGCGGACGCACCACGGCGCCGACGACCGCGCCTACCGCTGCGTGTTCCAGGAGGAGGACAAGGCTGGCCGGGTCGGCGTCGCGCTCTCCAAGGACCTCATGGCCGTCGCCGGCGAGGCCCTCAAGACCAACATCACCACGCTCGGTCCCCTCGTTCTCCCCATGTCCGAGCAGATCCTTTTCCTCACCTCTCTCATCGGCAAGAAGATCTTTGGCCTCAAGATGAAGCCCTACATTCCGGACTTCAAGATGGCGTTCGAGCACTTCTGCATCCATGCCGGCGGCAGGGCGGTGCTGGACACCATCGAGAAGAACCTGGAGCTCAGTGACTGGCACATGGAGCCTTCAAGGATGACGTTGAACCGGTGGGGGAACACGTCCAGCAGCTCGCTCTGGTACGAGCTTGCGTACACGGAGGCCAagggacgcgtccggcgcgggcACCGTGCGTGGCAGATCGCCTTCGGGTCAGGGTTCAAGTGTAACAGCGCGGTGTGGCGCGCGCTCAAGGACATTCACCCGTCAAAGGAAGCCGGCAGCAACCCGTGGATTGAGGAGATCCACCGGTTCCCGGTCGAGGTGCCCAAGGTGGAGAGCGTCGTTTCATCGCCATGA